A single Leishmania infantum JPCM5 genome chromosome 14 DNA region contains:
- a CDS encoding beta-ketoacyl-CoA synthase encodes MEWINTPASFKGSSARNFLDAAPDYPLYAALLYLIIVFFLPGLIERRGWKFDITYLVAAWNLALSLVSVFGSYYCVQNLFHAIWIEKGFHATCCAQLSVRHSENFGGKQLRNDYYAPSPDGAFDHSNIHKHNPRIATYTHQLLDKNYDGSAGFSVAMFMYLKTPELLDTLFLVLQRKPVSFLHWYHHIVTAIYCWHASYVLIPSGIVFCAMNYFVHSFMYFYYFLVMMGLRKSIRPFAPVITLLQVLQMFIGMYITVYTYFQYWLGPEYSNTLFFKLFEVVLSNAYHAYCNAKSVVTTGALASQVPAFDMSDRFWGCDSDPTCMRMGMLMYGSYCVLFAVLFKELYLDKRVHENSLVLARKEQQAREGKFKGEMNGNGVTTPAVAGAKPTAA; translated from the coding sequence ATGGAGTGGATCAACACTCCAGCCAGCTTCAAGGGCAGTTCTGCGCGCAACTTCCTTGACGCCGCACCCGACTACCCGCTCTACGCCGCCCTGCTGTACCTCATCATCGTCTTCTTCCTTCCTGGGCTGATTGAGCGGCGTGGGTGGAAGTTTGACATCACGTACCTCGTCGCTGCCTGGAACCTTGCCCTGTCTCTTGTGTCGGTGTTCGGCTCCTATTACTGTGTGCAGAACCTCTTTCACGCGATCTGGATCGAAAAAGGCTTCCACgcgacgtgctgcgcgcagcTGTCCGTGCGTCACTCGGAGAACTTCGGGGGCAAACAACTCCGCAACGATTACTACGCCCCAAGCCCGGATGGCGCCTTCGACCACAGTAACATCCACAAGCACAACCCCCGCATCGCGACATACACGCACCAGCTTCTGGACAAGAACTATGACGGCTCCGCTGGCTTTAGTGTGGCCATGTTCATGTACCTCAAGACACCCGAGCTGCTCGACACGCTCTtcctcgtgctgcagcgcaagccCGTCTCCTTTCTGCACTGGTACCACCACATCGTCACCGCCATCTACTGTTGGCATGCCTCATACGTGCTCATCCCGAGCGGCATCGTCTTCTGCGCCATGAACTACTTCGTGCACTCCTTCATGTACTTCTACTACTTCCTCGTCATGATGGGGCTGCGCAAGTCGATTCGCCCCTTCGCGCCGGTGatcacgctgctgcaggtgctgcagatgTTCATTGGCATGTACATCACCGTGTACACGTACTTCCAGTACTGGCTGGGCCCCGAGTACAGCAACACGCTCTTCTTCAAGCTCTTCGAGGTGGTGCTCAGCAACGCCTACCACGCGTACTGCAACGCGAAGAGCGTCGTGACGACtggcgcgctggcgtcgcagGTGCCCGCGTTCGACATGTCTGACCGGTTCTGGGGCTGTGACAGCGACCCAACATGTATGCGCATGGGCATGCTGATGTATGGCAGCTACTGCGTGCTGTTCGCGGTGCTGTTCAAGGAGCTGTACCTGGACAAGCGCGTACACGAGAACAGCCTCGTGCTGGCGCgcaaggagcagcaggcgaggGAGGGCAAGTTCAAAGGCGAGATGAACGGCAATGGCGTCACCACccccgccgtcgccggcgcgaAGCCCACGGCGGCGTAG